agtaataaataaaaaaggagtgATTTCTAAAACCTTTGCTAAATCTTTGTCTGCTGCCTATATTTAGCAAAGCTTACCTCGTCTGTTCACCTGAACCCATTGATGGTGTTTATTGGCTGCAGCTTTCCCGATTCAGATCCTTGCTAGAGCTGCTTCAATCCATAATTTCTCCtgatctgcagagagagagagagagagagagagagagagagagagagagagagagagagagagagagagagagagagagagagagagagagagagagagagagagagagagagagagatatgtatGGGGTTTTCTATTAAACCCTTATTTGGGAGACAGTGTTTTTAAAGGACGAAGCGTTGGTCCGTACTTGTATCAGGTCCAGTTACATTCTATTCTCAACCTCCGTCTGAgattaacgtgtgtgtgtgtgtgtgtgtgtgtgtgtgtgtgtgtgtgtgcttttataCAGTTTTAAGACAAATGTATTCTGGCTTTGTGgagaaactgtgtaaaacactGCTAATGTACAGAACCGAAtagtgagtgagcaggtgtcccattacttttgtcattATAGTGCatattatgtatgtgtgtgtatatacataaagtgtatatacatgtttatccagcttttgttatggtaactgtctctactgtccagggaaggagctCTCTGTACACTGGAGCTGTGTACTATTCTCTCTacctgagcactagctgctAAACTCATTACTGCACTGAACAGTAACAGTTGtttttaaaagtatatttacatttaactgaactgaactgatttgcACAGGTACAGAGGTAGAGAAATCATAAAtggaaatacagtaaaaaatgaaaatgtaaagaagGAATAAAGAGCCACATGTGCAACTGTAGCGATCGTGAGCTTGTAGCAGTATAAACAGTTTAGATGAAAGCAGTATGTAACAGGGGTGTAGAAGAGAGTCTTCATAAATAACACAATGCAGATGATGTACCATACCCTGAGAACTGAGGTTATTAACTACAGCGGCTGTCATCCTGTTGTAATGCAGCACCTTGCGTACAGCGACAGGAAGGACTAACTGTTCTTGTTCTGCTGAGAGATTTAAAGTGCCGGCTGCAAATGGAGTACACATACAGTAAACagtgtaatattatatatatatatatatatatatatatatatatatatatatatatatatatatgtgtgtgtgtgtgtgtgtgtaaaattacACTATACAAATCAATATTGCGTATGGCTACGTAAACACATCTCCACTAAACGGActgaagtattgggacacacttcttaaacactgaattcaggtgtctgtATTCAGTCCCTTTGCCTTAGGTGTATAAAATcacccctctagccctgcagtctgcctttcttccacacatcagtgaaagagcgggaggttctgaagagctcactgaactccagcgtggttctgtatgtaataggagacaccgctgcaccaacaacaagtcagctggtgaaatttagaccttccctcctagatcttcctccatcagctgtgagtggtgttattattattgaacagtggaagagtttaggaggaacagctcacagagagcagctcagtgtccaccgagtgtctgtcagaccacgtaaagttacagagcggggtcagggccgagtgctgagctcagagcagagagcagaaaagcctccaactgactcagtaactgcagcagagctccagacctgctgctgctggtagagcttagagcaaagggggagcagctccatattaatgcctgtaGGTTTAGAATTGGAGGTCATATAAAAGctgctgtaggtggaatgtgtagatgtcccaatacttttgtccaatctGTGGAGAAATATCTGTATTTGCTTATAGAACAAACCTTTGTGTGTGAGCTCATCCAGAGGCTGTGAAAGGCCTGCGGTGTGTCTTCCTCTGTCCCCGAATTTCAATAAAGACACGTCCTGTCTGCCTGGTCTGTTGTTGAACGGTGGCCATTCTCATTCTGTCTGCCTGTTAACTCTCAGACTGTCTGTCAGAAGGCTATCTCTGCAGCACTTTCGCACATAGCTGGTGTTCTTCCAAAGGAAGCGTCTCCAGCAACACTGTGAATGGCCAAGCTGGAGCATGCAGCAGCTGTCTGCGTGTGGGGAATTGTGTTGAAATCTCTGAACGAGCCTGTGTTTCAATATGATAAGTGCTAGAGAATACCGAACGAGTCCGACTAGCGTCTGAAGGCATTGTTCTGGCGTACAAACTGTTTTGGAACAAGTGCGTCTGCACATTTGGAGCACTGCATGCTTTACATGGAGACGTGGTTAGCTCTGAACACAGGCAGGGAACTTTTAGAAAGCAGGACAGCCTGATAACCTTGCTGTTGTGGCCATGGTTTTGAGAAACTTCATCATATTCACATAATCATTTTAGGTTCTGTATCCAGATGTATAGGTGGATAGCACCCTCTAGTGGCCTTCATCATCTGCTTTTCTCTTATTCctgccttttctctttttccagAATATGCCTGGACTGCATGATGGACTCCAACAGCGCAGAGCCTGGCCAGTATGTTCCCTCCAGCACCCTGGGACCACCCGTTTACCCGCAGTCCTCTCCATGGCCACTGCTTCAGAGCATGGATGACTCCAACGCCTCTTTCCTGCAAGGCGCTCTGAACCTCAGTGCCATTTACGGGATCAACAGAAGCGACCCTAAGGTCGAAAGTCGCGAGTATGACCCTTTGGGCGGCCACTCTCTGTGGCAGGTCATCCTCATTGTGCTTTTCACAGGACTGCTCTCGCTGATCACCATCATAGGCAACATCCTGGTCATGGTGTCTTTTAAGGTCAACCGGCAGCTCAAAACTGTCAACAACTACTTCTTGCTCAGTCTGGCCTTCGCTGACCTCATTATCGGGGTCATCTCCATGAACCTGTACACTGCGTACATCGTGATGGGGCAGTGGGCCATGGGCAACTGGGCATGCGATCTCTGGCTGGCTGTAGACTATGTGGCCAGCAATGCGTCCGTCATGAACTTGCTGGTGATCAGCTTCGATCGGTACTTCTCCATAACGAGGCCACTGACGTATCGCGCCAAACGTACCACCAGACGGGCGGGGGTGATGATCGGACTGGCCTGGCTTGTGTCGCTGATCCTCTGGGCGCCAGCAATCCTGTTCTGGCAGTATTTTGTCGGGGAGAGGACGGTTCCGCCCGACAAGTGCTACATCCAGTTCCTGTCCGAGCCAATTATTACGTTCTGTACAGCCATGGCAGCCTTTTACCTGCCCGTGACTATTATGAGCGTGCTGTACTGGAGGATTTATAAAGAGACTGAGAATCGCTCCCGAGAGCTGGCGGGACTGCAAGGCTCAGGAGGACGACTGGGAGTCCAGGAGAGACctcatttccacctccatgccaCGAGGGGAAGCTCCAGGAGTTGCAGCAGCTTCGAGCTGGGCCGTCCCGTCCAGAGACGGCGCTCCTTGCTCACTGGCCGCTTCCGCTGTTGGAACTGGAGGCCTGGTGGAGCAGGGGCAGCCGGAACCCACAGCAGGGCCACAGAGGACCGGAGCAGCTGCGACAGCTGGAACAACAATGACGCGGGACTTTCCGCCGATCATTCCGGGTCTTCCGACGACGAGGAAAGCGCCCCGTCAGCTGCCCGTGCCATCTTTTCAATCGTCCTCAACCTACCTGGCATGAGAGCCGCTGTGAACTCCCAGGTCACATCCTGCGAGGATTTGGACGCTGCCTCCGAGGAAGACCCGCTGCGTGGGAGCAGAGAAGATGGCAAGAGCGACAGCCTTTCCCGCTCCGTCAGCAACGGCAACAAGCGCTTTGCCACCAACATCGCCAAAGTGCAGTCTATGCCTGCCATTGAGGCTACGCCCACTAGCATAGACCCGTCCGCTGCCAGCACCGCAATGAAATCCCCTTCTGCGCCCATAACGTTCAAAGAGGCAGCGCTGGCGAAGCGGTTCGCTGCTCGGGCGAGGACCCAGATCACCAAACGGAAGCGCATGTCGCTGATTAAAGAGAAGAAAGCAGCCCAGACTCTTAGCGCCATCCTCTTCGCTTTCATCATAACCTGGACGCCTTACAACATCATGGTGCTGGTCAACACTTTCTGTAACGGCTGCATCCCAGAATCTCTGTGGGCTCTGGGCTACTGGCTCTGCTACGTCAACAGCACCGTAAACCCCATGTGCTACGCGCTGTGCAACAAGACCTTCCGGAGAACGTTCAAGATGATCCTGCTCTGCCGCTGGGATGAGCAGAGGAGCAAGCAAAGCTTTCTGCAGAGGCAGTCGGTCCGCTTCCACAGGAGCATACCCAGAGACTCCACATAGCGGAGCCAGCAGCCACACTTGGTTAACGTGGAAAAAGTGCGACTAGATCCAACCGGTGGATTTAGCCGCTGAATGGAGGTGGCTTGGAGACCTTCCACACGGTTCAGGTTTACCCTTGCCCTAAAGTTGATCAGTGGGAGAACAAAGATGGGGTTGAGCTTCTGGGCAGGTGTTCCAACCTCAGGTTACTCCTCAGCAGTGGACAAAGTGTAATTAAGGAAAAGGGCTTCAAAAAGACTTTGCCTTGAACAAGTGCAATTGTCGTGAGTTCCTTGTAGAAGATGGGGACAAGTACCTCCTAGGAAGCCTGGGATGCATATGTGGTCGGATGCCATATACTCAGCATCTCCTGGGTCATCTGTGAAATACGTTGAAAGAGGCCGTAGACGTAATCTAGGAATCTCTTACTGAACAAAATGTAAATTTCAGGGTTGAAAATGGACAGTTTCAGATGTTATTCTTAAAAAATTAAGAAGAAAAGActtgaaacaataaaaaaaaaaaatgcagattaAACTACTTAACTTTAACTACTTGCGGGATATGcaggggcgctgccagggattttgggccccatgaaaagatatcaCACTGGGCCTCAAAACTCttacaattctgccaaaatacccaattaatacatttttttaaggcccctgtcagtcacggGCCCTGAGAATCATCCTAACCATCGACCCCCACTCCCCCCACCTCCCGCGGCGCCCCTGCGTGTATGTACACCTACAGTTGAAGTGACTTATTTGTACTTAAactttggctgttttttttctgtgaacGTGTTGCAACCAAGGTCTTACATGTCTGTAAGATGTGGGTATATGAATGTTCTTCTGTATAATGTAAACCACAGTTGAACAGCCAGTCTTACAGTCCTAGCTTCTCCTGTTGGGTGGGTGAAGGACTATTGGCGATTTCTTCCTCAGAGCTCTGAGCTCTGGTAGGCCGTGAGTGTTGTTTACATGATTTTGTTACAAGTGCTACAAGTAATTCAATGGCTGTTCTTGCGGTATTGAGTGCATATTGGCGATTCCGTTGTTTGTACTTTATTGGGCCTTTTCTTTGTGCTTGCTTGAACACTGACCACAAGGGGCCTGTTAAGGACAtgttttgtaataataatattattattatttcatatcaTTATATCTCTTTAGCGACGTGCGATGACGTATTTAAAAAGATGACGTTGATTATGCTGGTGTTGATGTTGTGGGTCCAAATTTGATTCGGTTCGCTTTGCCGTGGTTCTCTTCGCTCAACAGGTTTCGTAGCCCTTTCCCTGGactgttatttttttgttttttggttccAGTTCAGACCGCTCCCGCATTCTTCAAGTGGGGGTAGCTAATCATTGGATGGTTGCTTTCCACTACATGGCCTCCATGGCATCCTAATTGTAGGGCCTTTAGCAGTTAGCCTAAACCAGACCAGCATTATTAGTTGTATTATATCATCTCTCAACCAGATTAAGTCCAGACAGAATAAGAACAGCCCCAGTTCTGGCAGCATAAAGTCAGCGGAGCAGCAGCGCCCCCTGTTGGACACAAAGTGATCCGGCAGGACAGATTCACAATAGGCAGACAACCTTTAGTTTAGTAGACTCTATGACGTGACCGTATCACTAATAGGTGTCTAGTAAGGTTCTGTAACCCAGAACTCGAACCCCCTTCTAGTTGCTGGTTGATCTGCTCATGTTCTGAGACTTCTGAGAAAAGCATGATGTTCTCCAGCAGACAGTTTCCAGGACACTGGACCTTAAATAGATCATAAATGCAATTACAAACAGGCAACAGTTGCTACAAACAGGcaacagtgttttaaatctAACCTGGATGTGAGCAGATTTGGTCAGACTGCTCTGGAGAAATGTCATTTTGCACCTCCTGGACCATCAAGAACTTCAATAAATCCGTCTCCTCTAACATCTACCATGCGCAGTCCATCCGGTCACCCGCGATCCAAGCGACTTTACAGCTAAAATGCTGTTGCGGTTCATTTTGCTTTACACTTTGCTTTACAGCGGGCGACGGCCCGGTATCTCCTCGATCCCCTATGAGATCCTGCTGCGGTGGCGCTTCTGTGAGCTGTTTCGTTAGtggctgcatttctgtttttgtctgaAACGGCCGTGTTATGGTACCTAGCGGAGTGTAACGGTGGATTTTCAGACTGAAATGAGCTGTTCGTGTCGAATGTTGTCCGGAATGCGACTCAGCGAAGAGGCATTTTTATCCAGTACTCGTTTTCTCTAAATAAatgtcacttttttaaaaataaaaaaacgttGTGTTTCTATTTCTGGCATTTATGAGACAATTCCATTTTCATTTGCAAAGAAATACGAAATATGGAACACCTGTACTGACAGTCGGGCTGCGTGGTGTTCATATTGTGACTGCTCTCTCGTATATGAAGACCAGACCTTCCAGTTCACACcctacacactcactgaccacttactttatgtttatttgggtttattctaatgttatatagagttaattacaggtagacactcactgaccactgactttatgtttatttgggtttattctaatgttatatagagttaattacaggtagacactcactgaccacttactttgtttatttgggtttattctaatgttatatagagttaattacaggtagacactcactgaccactttgtttatttgggtttattctaatgttatatagagttaattacaggtagacgctctcactgaccactgactttgtttatttgggtttattttaatgttatatagagttaattacaggtagacactcactgaccactgactttgtttatttgagtttattctactgttatatagagttaattacaggtagacactcactgaccactgactttgtttatttgagtttattctgatgttatatagagttaattacaggtagacactcactgaccactgactttgtttatttgagtttattctgatgttatatagagttaattacaggtagacatgggtTTAAGTATTCATTGgattttctctgtgtgtgtgtgagagagagcgagagagagagagagagagagagtgtgagtatAAGTCTATTGGCAGCATGCAACAGGAGAGACCATGTGATGTGAAGCTTTCCTTCATGTGACTGAGGAAGATGATGAGCATGAGGAAGATCACAAAAACTTATTTGTTTCCAGTTTTACCGCAGATACCATTACAAATCACGTACTCTGgaactttctctctttctgtccacACCccgtctctctcgctctccgtCTCTGGGCTGGAGGTCCGGTCAGCTCTTTAAAGAGGTGAGTTGATTTACTGACTTCTTAAAGCAGCACTCAGTCTCCATGTGTCTGACCTGTTGGATTTTGCTGTTGCTGTTAATCCTGGATGTGGTAGGTCCGCCTGCCCCGCGTTGGCTGGTATTAGGGCTTGCTTGTGGAGAGATGATGCGCTGTGGTGGCGTGTTGCTGAAAGCGTGAGCATGTGATACTCCTTTCGGTACAGACTGGCTTTTGCAGTCGAGGTTAATTTCAGTTCTAGATCAGTGTTGTATCGTTCATGGCACCTACACTgtgtccaattgtttgtggacacccttacttaaagttgcacccattgtcgGCACAGatctgcacaaacacagcttgtctagtcgctgtagagaagtactgccaatagaataggactctctggagcagataaacatcatgaacctgtgGGCAcctggggtataaagccccccagcattgagctgtggagcagtggaactagctgtgctctcaggaatgatggttggtgctccatcaaatactttttgggatgagatgaagtagtgatcattcaacatcctgattAATcaacctcattaacgctcttgtcgctgaatgcaatcaaatcctcacagcagtgctcctccaaaatctagtacaaagccttcctCCTTGGACAGtaacttttttcccccctcgaTTTTGGAAGGAACAATGAGCGATtcggtgtcccagtacttttgtccatatagtgtagctaacaGTGTcaaacagtgtcagaaaccacataatcaagTCTATCAGAGAATCcttatgtaatgtaaaatgaCTTATGGATTCAGTTAGCCAAATGCTAATTGGCGCACATTAGctttagctgcattagcctcatagctccaatgtaaaactaaagaagcacctTTCAGGTACCAGACATGGCTTGGATGATTAATTTtgtgtaaggggggggggggggggtgacatcAGTGCAGGACTTCAGTGACATCAATGCAGGAGTCTGAGAGCAGCCTGGCAGCTCACATGATACTGTGCAGACACTGCATCTCAGTGTTCCATTCAAATATGCTGGGATCAGCCCTGATCCTGTAAATTGCATGGGGACATCACTGTCTCATTGCCCTCACACTCCGATTACACCCAGGAAATATCATGTACTCCGGGAGTAGGGCACTAGGTTATTGATTATAGCACtatgggttcaatacccaggtccCCTAAGCTGCTGGTGTTGGGATCTTGTGCAAGGCCCTCAACCCTCTCTGCTTTAGGGGTGCCATAGCATTTTCAGTGTACTGTACagtataaatgatttatctgagactggggttcgattcccgacctggatgactatgctgcactacaccaataagagtgcttgggcaagactcctaacactacattggcccacctctgtaatacgagtaaccttgtaagtcgctctggttaAGAACATCAgttaaatgccctaaatgtaaatgttattatactaattctgattattattattattattattacagatgGGTTTGTATTCATGATGCTGTTTGCTGAAGCTTTACACACAGGACTTTTGTGTCTTTCTGTTCTAAAGGTAGAAAAAGATAAAGGGCAGTACAGACCTCATCTCTGCTGTGCAAATCCGAGCCAGAGTCCAGGTCAGTAGTAGTCTCTTACGACAGCATTGTAGAAGACTCGGATACCTCAGTGTCCTACAGCAACACAGAGATGTTAAAGCAACATGATTAACACCTGTATCAAACTGTGTTTGACCTGAAAAGTCTCTTATTTCTTAATTTGAATATAtaattaatggacaaaagtattgggacacctgctcattcattgtttcttctgaaatcaaggacattaaaaaaaacagtttatcctgctgttttggagtgactgtctctactgtccagggaggaaggctttctactagagtttggatgAGCGTTGcagtgagcatttgattgcattcagtgactagagcgttggtgaggtcagggttttggatgatcaccaccccacctcatcacaaaagtattggctaGAGCTCCAACATCCATAATTCCAGAGGGCTTTAAAGACCTCTAGCTTATGCCTGGCTTTAGGcttagtgccaataggtttatgtttatcccAAGAGAGTCCTgttgtgcatctgtgtcagcagtgggctTCCtaaaacttaaagtagccgaatgccttcatcagaagggggtgtccaaaaacttttggaCATTGTCTTTACAGCTACTTGTATGTCGTCTTCAGGATGCACATCCTCCGCAGGTTTAACAAGTGTATGTGTTTTAACAGGTGTCAGTTTCCGTGAGGCAGGATGCAGGCCATTCAGACTATAGAGACGCAGCTTCCTATGCTGCGGGAGAGCTTCCACTCGTCTCCGTTCAGAGAGCGAGACCgagagaggaggaaaagcaGCCTCACGAACCTCATTAgaaagcagcaacagcagctacAACACCAGCAGCTGCAAAGAGAGTCTCATCAGAAGCTCCTGGAGAGCCATGCCTCACCTGGTCGAGCAGAGCATCCTCGCCTGGCTCGCTCATCCAGCAGCCCCGTCTGCGAGCCAGCGGAAGTGGCAGCTGGCCGACggagggagatagagaggggtgaagagcgagagagcacaGGAGATAGcacaagagagggagaggcggGTCTAGGCCCGTCTTCCGCCCTGGCATCACGGCTTGCATCACTGCAACAGCTGTGCccgagtgaggagagagagaaagggagggggggattagagagggagggaggccgAGAGAGGGAGCAGCAGCAGAGGCGGCAGCAGCATCAGAGGGAGAGCAAGCCAGAGCAAGAGCGCTCTCAGCATGGCTTGAT
The Salminus brasiliensis chromosome 10, fSalBra1.hap2, whole genome shotgun sequence genome window above contains:
- the chrm3a gene encoding muscarinic acetylcholine receptor M3: MMDSNSAEPGQYVPSSTLGPPVYPQSSPWPLLQSMDDSNASFLQGALNLSAIYGINRSDPKVESREYDPLGGHSLWQVILIVLFTGLLSLITIIGNILVMVSFKVNRQLKTVNNYFLLSLAFADLIIGVISMNLYTAYIVMGQWAMGNWACDLWLAVDYVASNASVMNLLVISFDRYFSITRPLTYRAKRTTRRAGVMIGLAWLVSLILWAPAILFWQYFVGERTVPPDKCYIQFLSEPIITFCTAMAAFYLPVTIMSVLYWRIYKETENRSRELAGLQGSGGRLGVQERPHFHLHATRGSSRSCSSFELGRPVQRRRSLLTGRFRCWNWRPGGAGAAGTHSRATEDRSSCDSWNNNDAGLSADHSGSSDDEESAPSAARAIFSIVLNLPGMRAAVNSQVTSCEDLDAASEEDPLRGSREDGKSDSLSRSVSNGNKRFATNIAKVQSMPAIEATPTSIDPSAASTAMKSPSAPITFKEAALAKRFAARARTQITKRKRMSLIKEKKAAQTLSAILFAFIITWTPYNIMVLVNTFCNGCIPESLWALGYWLCYVNSTVNPMCYALCNKTFRRTFKMILLCRWDEQRSKQSFLQRQSVRFHRSIPRDST